A stretch of the Capsicum annuum cultivar UCD-10X-F1 chromosome 10, UCD10Xv1.1, whole genome shotgun sequence genome encodes the following:
- the LOC124887788 gene encoding uncharacterized protein LOC124887788: protein MAINTRSGKVLLGPSLVKVVNNEMIEEHVELEKGYSKISIAPKDQEKTTFTCPYGFSFKQMSFGLCNTPATFRRRALQCYEQFTLIPNWEKFHFIVREVIVLGHKILAKGIEVDKAKVKCLKLKLEEAPIVVAPEWTKPFETMCDASGVALGAVLGQKKEKLFHPIYNVRKALIGAIKNYTVMKQELLAVVYAFEKFMVY, encoded by the exons ATGGCTATTAACACACGGAGTGGTAAGGTTTTATTAGGCCCTTCTTTGGTAAAAGTTGTGAATAATGAGATGATCGAAGAACATGTTGAGCTTGAAAAAG GCTACAGTAAGATATCAATTGCTCCTAAAGATCAGGAGAAAACGACgtttacatgtccttatgggTTCTCTTTCAAGCAGATGTCTTTTGGACTGTGTAATACACCAGCTACTTTTCGGCG TCGAGCACTACAATGCTATGAACAGTTTACTCTTATTCCAAATTGGGAAAAATTCCACTTTATAGTGAGGGAGGTCATTGTTCTCGGCCACAAGATTTTAGCCAAGGGCATTGAAGTAGATAAAGCAAAAGTCAAA TGCCTTAAGCTAAAACTAGAGGAGGCTCCTATCGTTGTTGCTCCTGAATGGACCAAACCATTTGAGACCATGTGCGATGCTAGTGGGGTGGCACTTGGAGCAGTTCTTGGTCAAAAGAAGGAGAAGTTGTTCCATCCAATATATAATGTGAGAAAGGCACTAATTGGGGCAATTAAAAATTATACGGTGATGAAACAGGAACTCCTTGCTGTAGtttatgcttttgaaaaattcatggtttattAG